The following is a genomic window from Bacillus sp. V2I10.
AAGGAGTTTTATGAATGAATGCACCAGCTGGAAATATACTGCAGCCCATTACACCTTCTTATGATCCGTGGGAGGCTTATTTAGATATTAAGCAATATGGCAAATTAACCTTAACAAATGTTGAATTTACGACAACGACTCTGTGCAACATGCGCTGTGAGCATTGTGCTGTAGGCTATACGCTCTCCCCGAAAGATCCGAAAGCATTGCCGATTGATTTAATCCTAAAAAGGCTTGACGAAGCAGAAACGCTCAGATCGATCAGTATTACTGGCGGAGAACCAATGATGTCGCTTAAATCAGTAGACAATTATGTGCTTCCTTTACTAAAGTATGCCCGCGCGCGGGGGGTTCGTACGCAAATAAACTCAAATTTAACGCTTGATTTGGCGCGTTACGAAAAAATTGCTCCATACCTGGACGTTTTACATATCTCTCATAACTGGGGAACGCTCGATGATTTTGCAGAAGGCGGATTTGCGATGATGGACCGGAAGCCAACTTATGAACAGCGCACTGCTTATTTTGATCGAATCATTGAAAACAGCCGTGCCCTTGTTGATGCAGGAGTTATGGTCTCTGCAGAGACGATGCTGAATAAGCGGACATTGCCTCATATTGAAAAAATTCACGGGCAAATCGTGAATGATATGAAATGCCAGCGTCATGAAATTCATCCAATGTATCCCTCTGATTTCGCAAGTGCCCTAGAGACACTTTCTTTAAAAGAAGTCAGAGCAGCTATTCATCAGCTGCTTGATATACGAAATGAAGATGTGTGGATGCTGTTTGGCACACTGCCTTTTTACGCCTGCAGTGACGAAGAAGAAGACATATTGCTGATCAGAAGACTTCGGGAAAGCAAGAACGTAACAGTACGCAATGATCCTGACGGCCGTTCAAGGCTTAATGTTAATATTTTTAATGGAGACATCATTGTAACCGACTTTGGAGATACACCGGAGCTTGGCAACATTCAAAATGATACGCTCCAATCCGCCTATGACCGCTGGAATGAATCTAAGCTTGCCCGCGAGCTTAACTGCCATTGCCCGGCTGTTTCATGTCTTGGTCCAAACCTTTTAGTGAAGAATAGTTACTATCAGGATTTTGACTTCCAAAAAAGAAAATCTGTTATATGAAAAAAGCGAGCCGCTGAAGGCTCGCTTTTCTGATTATCTCGGTTGTTCTGAAACGGTAAATCCGAAAGAAGCGTGATCCTGAACGGGAATCCAGGCCCCAATTCCCTGGGATGTCACATTTTGAACAGAAATTCTTCGTTTATTTCCTTTTAACACTAAGTAGACTTCGCCGTATGTTACTTTGCCCTTTTCATTGACTGCCGGTGCGTATGCATTTAAATATCCGACTCTTTTTGGCGGGATGTTATAGATCTGTTCTTTTTTTGATCCTGTTCCGATGATTGTCTGAAACGATAAAGGCAGGTTTGTCTTTTTCATCGCCTTCAAGAGCATCATTTTTTTCACATCATCTTCACTGGGAATATGAGCAGTTAGTCCGCCTTTTACCAGCTTTTGGGCTTCTTGCTTATAATGTATTTGAGTTGTTGCCTTGCCGCCGCGGTTATCAAAGAAATTTGTATTGATTTTCTGAAACTCCCAGTTAACAGCGGTTTCGCTTGATTCATAATTTAACGCCCATTGCCCGAGGAAAATCGTTGCTCTGTATCCGATTGACAGCGGATTATCAGAGATAGTTGATTCATTCAGGAGACGAATTAAATTAGGATTTTCAATCGGAATTTTAGATGTTTCAATCAGGCTTTGAGCAAATTCACTCGGCTGAAGATACGGCAGATCCTGAGTTGGGTTCGGATACGTATTCTCCTTGGATATATCCAGAACAGAGCTTGGCACTTTTGCTTTGTTCGCCGCAAAAACAGAGCTTGAAAAACTAATTGATAAGAGCAAAGCCATTGAAACGAGCATCCATTTTCTCATTTCCTAAACCCCTTTCGGTTGCTTTACAATTATTGTTTTCAAGCTCTTACTTCTTTATCCAACTTTTTAACTAAGTTTTTACCACCCATTTTCCAATAACCGCGTTTACAGGATTATTGCACAGCTGAATCAGCGGTCCGATTGCGAAGGTAATAATGATTGTCCCAAGGCCAATAGGACCTGCAAATAAAAGAGCAAGAACAAGCGCACCCACTTCACCAATCGTCTTTGCAGCCATCAGACTTAGTCCAAATTTCTGATGCAGCGTCAGCATGAGCTGGTCAATCGGATTTGCAGGGAAGCTGGTTTGAAGATAAATAGAAACTCCAATTGCTATTAATAAAATCCCTAAAAATAAAATGACTGCTTTTAAAAATAGATTTTGTATGATGATATCCTGAAAAATAGAAAGCATCCAGAAATCAACAAAAAAGCCGATCAATAAAATGGTAAAGACGCCGAGTACCTTTGGAGCTTCTCTCATAAGAACAGCGTTTAACAAAATAATTATGATTCCCACAATAAAAATCCAGCTGCCGACTGTTAAGCCGATTTGATCGGTTAATCCCACATTTAATGCATCCCATGCTCCAGCTCCCAGGTTTGCTTTAATCGTCAGTGTCACACCAAATGCCAAAACAAATAAACCGATTACAAAAAAGGCCAATCGATAAATCATGCTCTCCATCCCCTTTTATCTCTATATGTATGTCCTTCTTTTGCAGCAGAGAATTAAAAACTGAATATTTACATTTTTTGAACAATATGCTACATTTATAATAACTCACATGATTTCATGAGGGTTAGCTTCTTACTAATTGTTTCGTCCTACACGTAAAAATGACTCTGTGCTTTGCACAGAGTCCCTTTTTTTTTCACAAAAGATAAAAACCAATACCCATGATCAAGTAAGCTGCCAGAAGGGTTGCCCCTTCAAACCAGTTGGTGTCCCCATCATTCGTAATGGAAATGGTCAGCAGAACGGCCGTCACCATTGAAATCAATTCCGGAACTGTAAAGACAAGCGGCATTTTTTTTGTGAACATTAAGGAAATCAGGACCAGAAGCGGTGCTACAAACATGGCGATCTGCAGGGTGGATCCTACCGCAATCTCGACTGCTATATTCATTTTATTTTTATATGCCATAATGATTGCAGATGCATGCTCAGCAGCATTTCCGACAATTGCAACGATAATGACCCCAATGAAGAGTTCACTCCAGCCGAAGCTCTCGCCAACAGCCTCAAATGTATGTACAAGATTCTCCGAAACGTAAGCTACTGCAATTGTAGCAAGCAATAGAATAACCAATGCTTTTTTAGCAGTCCATTCAGGTTTCTCGTGATCTTCGATTTCATCTGTTTTATGCTGATAAACACCGCGGTGCGTAACAAGCTTAAAGAATAAGGCTGCTAAATATAAAATAATTAAAATAACTGAAATGCCTATACTTAAGTTTAACGTTTTTACCTCATCCATGTCCATTGCAAAAATTTCAGGGATCACAAATGCCACAACAACAGCGAAAATTAATAGACCCGAATTATGCCTCGCGTCGTATACATTAAACTCCTGCCTTTTAAACTTTAATCCGCCTACGAAAAACGACAGTCCGGCTACAAGAAGCAAATTTCCAAGAACAGAGCCTGTTAAA
Proteins encoded in this region:
- a CDS encoding YitT family protein yields the protein MIYRLAFFVIGLFVLAFGVTLTIKANLGAGAWDALNVGLTDQIGLTVGSWIFIVGIIIILLNAVLMREAPKVLGVFTILLIGFFVDFWMLSIFQDIIIQNLFLKAVILFLGILLIAIGVSIYLQTSFPANPIDQLMLTLHQKFGLSLMAAKTIGEVGALVLALLFAGPIGLGTIIITFAIGPLIQLCNNPVNAVIGKWVVKT
- the yfkAB gene encoding radical SAM/CxCxxxxC motif protein YfkAB; protein product: MNAPAGNILQPITPSYDPWEAYLDIKQYGKLTLTNVEFTTTTLCNMRCEHCAVGYTLSPKDPKALPIDLILKRLDEAETLRSISITGGEPMMSLKSVDNYVLPLLKYARARGVRTQINSNLTLDLARYEKIAPYLDVLHISHNWGTLDDFAEGGFAMMDRKPTYEQRTAYFDRIIENSRALVDAGVMVSAETMLNKRTLPHIEKIHGQIVNDMKCQRHEIHPMYPSDFASALETLSLKEVRAAIHQLLDIRNEDVWMLFGTLPFYACSDEEEDILLIRRLRESKNVTVRNDPDGRSRLNVNIFNGDIIVTDFGDTPELGNIQNDTLQSAYDRWNESKLARELNCHCPAVSCLGPNLLVKNSYYQDFDFQKRKSVI
- a CDS encoding YfkD family protein, with the protein product MRKWMLVSMALLLSISFSSSVFAANKAKVPSSVLDISKENTYPNPTQDLPYLQPSEFAQSLIETSKIPIENPNLIRLLNESTISDNPLSIGYRATIFLGQWALNYESSETAVNWEFQKINTNFFDNRGGKATTQIHYKQEAQKLVKGGLTAHIPSEDDVKKMMLLKAMKKTNLPLSFQTIIGTGSKKEQIYNIPPKRVGYLNAYAPAVNEKGKVTYGEVYLVLKGNKRRISVQNVTSQGIGAWIPVQDHASFGFTVSEQPR
- the cax gene encoding calcium/proton exchanger — encoded protein: MNRIFFIVVMAGVPLSVIGSLMHWPQILMFAIYCITIIALAGYMGRATESLAIVTGPRIGGLLNATFGNAVELIISIFALKAGLIGVVLASLTGSVLGNLLLVAGLSFFVGGLKFKRQEFNVYDARHNSGLLIFAVVVAFVIPEIFAMDMDEVKTLNLSIGISVILIILYLAALFFKLVTHRGVYQHKTDEIEDHEKPEWTAKKALVILLLATIAVAYVSENLVHTFEAVGESFGWSELFIGVIIVAIVGNAAEHASAIIMAYKNKMNIAVEIAVGSTLQIAMFVAPLLVLISLMFTKKMPLVFTVPELISMVTAVLLTISITNDGDTNWFEGATLLAAYLIMGIGFYLL